The nucleotide sequence ATTAACCTGTTACTGGAAAAGCCCAAAAATATGGCTGAAAAAGCCAGCCGTTTCTGGCGTGACCTGGGAGATCAGCGTTACAGCTTTGACTCCATGCCTGCTATCGCTGAACAGGTCAAACAGCTAACGTTAGAAGACATTCAGGCGCTCTACCAATCAGCCATTATCGACCAGCAACAGCCTTGGTTATTATTTGTGAATGGTGGCGAGCTCGAAGATATCAAACCGCTCTCTGAGGTTGATCGTGAAGCTGCTGCGTTATTTAACTTGGGAACATCCGAATAACCCTCTTGCCACATAGATGGCATAAAAAAACCGGCAGCTGTAAAACAGCTTCCGGTTTTTTTATGGTTTTTTTAAATCAACTTTCAGGAACTTGAGTATTCACCGGATTAATGTCCAACAAATAATGTCCATAAACTCGTTTTTCATTCAGATCAATGACAACCACCATCGCCAGCCCCTGATACTGACTGTTAATTAACACATGCTCATACAGGTCGCCCATACGATATACATGGCTCACCTGCCCTTCACGGCAATCTGCCACACCAAAATCTTCAGCCGGGATCGACTCAACATAAGTCCAGAAATCCGCCGGCGGCTCTCCGTCGTTTACTCGTTGTGGCTGCGAACGGGTAGCGTCAAATTCTTCTTTGCTTAATAAACGGGTCTGCACAACATTACCTCTTTGCACTGATATCAGGCGTACCAAAACTAAAAAACGAATAGTAATGCGCATTGCCTCGCAATCAAAGCACCGGCTGAGTCGTCTTTGTATGTAAGCCCATCAATTCGTGGGTGCCATCACCATTTGAGGACAACAACAATGAATCATAAACAACTGGTCTCTGCGACCTTAATCGGCCTTGGAACTCTCAGCGCTGCCAGTGCCCATGCGGTACCAGATGCTCCACAAGCCTGGGAAAAATGTGCGGGCATTGCTAAAGCGGGCATGAATGATTGTGGCGCCCTCGATGGCTCCCATGGCTGTGCGGGCCAGGCCAAACTCGACAATCTGGACATCGAATGGGTTTATGTTCCCAAAGGTACCTGCGAAAAAATTACTGGTGGACAGGTCGCAAAAGTAAAACCTGCGAAATAATGACCATGGTATCAGCCAATCTTGCAGAGGGCGTGGGCTTAGGCCTGCGCACCCCTCATCTGGACGTTATATTGCAGCAAAAGCCCGCCGTTGCCTGGTTTGAGGTTCATATCTGTAATTTCCTCAATGCTCCGTTGAACCAGTATTATCTGCGTCAAATCGCTGAACATTACCCCCTCAGTTTTCATGGTGTCAGCCTGAACCTGGGAGGAACCGACCCTCTTAACAAACATTACCTGACAGCACTGAAGCAGGTGATTCATGATTACCAGCCAGCACTGGTGTCAGAGCACGCCTGTTTTACAGCTCATAATGGCCAACACTTTCACGACTTATTACCCGTTCCTTACACCACGGAAGCCATCCATCATTTTGCCAGCCGAATTCATCAGGTTCAGGAAGCGTTTGGCCGCCAGATCCTGATCGAAAATGTATCACGTTACAGCGTCTATCCAGAAAGCAACTACAGCGAAGCACAGTTTATAGCCGAGCTCTGCCAACGCACGGGGTGTGGGGTGTTGATGGACTTAAACAATCTGTACGTTAACCAACAAAATTTTCCGCACGACCCACAACATTCCCTGCAGCACGTGATGAGTGAGATACCCGCACAAGCGATTGGTGAGATTCATTTAGCAGGTCATTCACAACAGGATGATTATCTGGTGGATACACACGGCAATGCCGTTAGCGATCCGGTTTGGCAGTTATGGGCTGACTTTATTGACCATTGGCAAAAAACCGGAACCAGCAGCCTACCACCTTGTCTGATTGAGTGGGACAACAATCTGCCATCGTTTGGAGTGCTATTGGAGCAACAACAACGCGCTCAATACATTGCAGAGCAACGCTGTTTGTATGGAGAATCGGCATGACACAAGCGACCTCTCAGCCTCTGTTATGCAATGCTGCCAGTAATGGAGACCCGCGAGGTTATCACCATTTGCTCGAACAGTTTTGTCACCACATTCTGCAACAACATCCAATCTACCGTAATAATCAGCTGGCGGGGCATATCCAGGCTTTGGTTAATAATTACCCGCTAACGCATCATTTATGTGGCGAAGAATTATTTTATCCTTTGGCTCAGCAATACATTATCCATCACGACAGACAACATCGGCACCGACACCAACACCAACACCAACAACGCTGGGACATTAATCAGTTTGGTAATGGTTTCTGCGATTGGTTAGCACAGCAACAATTTGGCCCTAAAGCCAATGAAAAAGACTGGCTGTTATTGGCCGATATCGCTCAGGTCGAATACCACATTCTGGGATTTTATTATCAGATTACCCCGACGTATCAGGCCAACGATACTGTATTACCTTTTAGGCTAACCCATGCTGATCAGATTTTTCCGGGGTTAAAACATTTTCATCCACAACTAACCTTCCCCGTCCAGGCCCTGACACAGGTAAAGACACAAGCCAACGCTAAAAACGAGTTTGTGATGACTTGTGAAACCAACTGCGATCAGTCGTCTGGTTTCACGATACAGATACATCACAATCGAGCAGGCTGGGGTCATTCATGAGTCGTCTTAACCGCACTGAATTACAAAGCCTGTTTCAATACGCCATGGTGTTAACCCAGCACCATGACAACGCCAAAGACTTATTACAAAGCGCGGTTGAAAGTTATTTACGCGAATTACAATCGGGAAACGCCGTTAAACAAAAAATGGCTTATATCAGGCAGTCAATTCGTCACCGTTATATTGACCGCTATCGCCACCAGCAACGCTGGCAGGAAGATACTTTTGAGGAACAATCGTCCTACGATATTTCTCCACTCAATCTCGAAGCATTACATATCAATCAAGAGTTATTACAACAAATATGGGCAACATTAAGTACAACAGAGCGAGAGATTTTATATCACTGGGCTGTACTGGGGTTAAGTACCGATGAAGCGTGTGAGCAACTGAATATGCCACGAGGTACTTTTTTGTCGAAAATTCATCGTTTGCGTAAACGTTGCCAACCCTTGATGGCTGACGACTCATCGCAGGGAGGGTCCTATTGATATGACCACTTCATCAACACCACCGGGAGACTTTAAACAAAGCGTGAAGGAAATATGCCAGCAGCCTGAATTGAATCCTCAGGAACTGGATGATCTGTTGCATTATCAGAATACCCTTCTGCAGCCTGCCCCTTCATGGCAACAACGACTGAAATCACCTATGGCAGGATGGTTGGCCTCAGTATTACTGATCCTCGGTATCATGCTGTATCACCTGCAGCCACAAGATTATCGCCAGGAAATCGCTTATGAAGTGGTCAAAAACCACCTGAAATTAAAACCACTGGATATCCAGACCAATCGCCTGAAAGAGCTGCAGGCGTATTTTACTCAGCTGGACTTTTCCCCCAGTCGATCCAATATTCTGGAACAGAAAATGAAGCTGGCGGATAAATATATGTTAGGCGGACGCTATTGCTCGATTAAAGGAGTGACAGCAGCACAGCTTCGTTATCAGACACCGGATTTACACACCTTTTACCAGGTACCCTACAATCCCAAATTGCATGGAGATATTCCGGATGTGAGTCAGCAACAAATGCCAGACACATTACAAGTAAACGGGCTTGAGGTTCAGTTGTGGCGAGAAAACGGGCTATTAATGGTATTGGTCGGAGAAGGATAACGCAGCTGCTATGCGGGCAGCTCCCCGGATAGATTCCGGAGAGCTGTGGTTCATCAAAAGAAGCTTTTCAGCTTATCGTTTAATTTGTTTTCTAATTCCTTTTCTTGTTTTTTCAGCTCTTTATCGGCTTTGGCTTTTTGCTGTGCCTGATAATCATCCAACTGCTTTTCAGCCATTTGAGTCAGCTGCTCTGTTTTGTCATCCAGAGAACCATCCAGTTGATTCAACGCTTTCAGGTCATCGGCGTAATCCCCCAGATATGACTGCATCTTGTCATCCAGGCGCGATTGCAACTTAGCTTCCAGCTCACCTTGTTTTTTTTTCAGGCGCTGCTTAAAGGCTTTATTCAGTTTGCGATCCAGATCTGAGCCAAATTTCACCTCTGGAGAGGTTAGCTCGCCTGTCGCACTGGACTCAATCGTGAACTGATCGATACTTGCCAGAGCCCGCAACATTTCTTTAGCAAACTGGGTTTTTCCCTGACCCGCAAATTGCGTCTGGCCCAGTTGAGCATCGGCTTTGGCTTGTAGTTGGTCGCCGGAAACCAGCGCCAGGCCTTGTACCTGAACCAGTGCAGACTCAATTTCTGCCCCAGCAACGCCCAGATTAACACCTTTCAGGTTCCAGTCTTTCATATCCAGCGTCACGCTGTCTTTGCCCGGAGCCTGACGGTGGTCCAACGTTGCTTCAATAGCCAGCCCCTGAATATCCGTTAACGCTTCTCCCTGAATAACCACCAGCGTAGGGCGGCCTAAAACAGCCTGCTGGTGTGTCACGTCCGTTGCCTCGATTAACATCTGACCACCCAGCATCGGTGCACTTAAATGCGCCTTACGAATCAAAAACTCTGGCCAGGGATCATTCGATGGGAAATGAATAAAACGGCCCGTACCTCGTTGCGGCTCAATTTCTTCAACTTCCGCTTCACCACTTTCACTCCCATCGCTGGCTAAGTAGGGTTTGATTTTTTCATACCAGTACAGTGTTTTTTCAGCCCACTGGCCGGCCTCTTCACCAAACAATAAAGCACTCACATTGGTGGCACCACTGGCGTTAAACTGATACTTATTCTGAATGGATTCCAGGTCCTGACCCGGCGCCGCTTTTAATGCCGATAATTTTTCCGACAAGTCACGACGTGCATCAGAAATTGCCTGTTTTGCAGCAACAACAGCTTTTTTGTCCTGTTTAAACTGCTTTTTCAGTTGATCAAATTTTTTCTTGCGCTGATTAAAGTCTTCCAGTGATTTAATATCACCGGAGGTCAATACTTCCAGCTCACGCTGATAACGCGCCAGTGCCTCGGCATCGGGAACAGCAGCTGTGGCCTGCTCAACCTGTTGTTTACGGCTTTCAAACGCCTGCTGAACATCACGTCCAGCCTGCTCGGTTTTTAATGACTCACGAGCCAGAATTTCATCAACACTCGGCAACTTAGCAATCGATGGCTCCTCAGCCTGAGTCTCGGCTTCCTCGTCAACGGCTTCTTCCTCAGCAACTTTCTCCAGCGCGCCGGATTCGGTACGCGGCGTATTAAATTGCAGGTTGTCGACACTCAGCTCTCTGACAATGCTTTTACCCAGCAACAGCGGAGCCAGCTCAAGCTCAGCGACGGCTTGATCAAACTGCAACAGGTTTTCCATCGGCTTGTCGGCATCCGCGACTTGCAGCTGCTGTAATTCGATACCAAACGGGCTGAACTGCAGACTGACGTCATCAACCGATACCTTGGCACCGGCCAGCTCACTGCCAAAATATTCAATACTGCTTTTGATCAGAGGGCCGGCTGCCAGCATAAAAAACGCGACGATTAAACCAAAAACAACCACAAAACCTGCCAGACCAGACCAGCGAATCCATTGTTTCATAAGTGACTCCTTAGTCGGCCAACGATTGATAGATGTTATAGAATTTACCGGCTTTTAATGCCTGAACAATTTTTAATTTATTCACCCAGGCCAGCAATTTGTCGCGATACATCACAATCAACAAACGCGATACAACCAAGACCGGAATAAACGCAATCATTGCCAGCGTAAAACCACCCATCACCAAGGTGTTGTTAAACGCCATCATGCGCCATAAGTCATTCTGATACAGCTCAGTCCAACTGTCGTATAAAGCTGGCGACTGTAAGATGGTTTCACCCAGTTGTACCGACATTGGATCAATCAGATAGCCAACGCCACTGAATACGGCAACAGCAAGAAAAAACGCGGATAAGTTCACACGCAGAATAAAGGCCAGTAGCAATACCAGAATATTATGCAAGCTGGTAAAAGGCGTCAGGCCAACAATAACGGCTAACGAAAAAGCCAGAGCAATCTGACCGGGAGATGATTCAGAATTGAGCGCCTTAAACAGCTTGGCCAATAAGGTGAGCATAGTTGCGTCCTTGATTAATAATTTTCACAACGCAACTATAAAAGTTATGCCATCAGGTTAAAAGCATCTGACGACAAGCCCTGTGATTCAGGCGGGCTTTTTTACAAAAGTTGATAACACCACACCGGCAATAATGACTGCCATCGCCACAAAGGACTCAACGGCAACGGCCTCCTGTAAAACAACCATACCCATAACCACCGCAATCACCGGAACCAATAATTGATATTGTGCCGCACGATGCACTCCCAACTGCGGCAAAATACGATACCAGAGAAAGTACCCCAGGCCGGATGCTACGCTGCCAGACAACAAGGCCAGCAACCATGGCATCGGGCTCCAGTGCAGCCATTCTTCCAGTAATAACGGAAACAGTGGAATCAGCAATAAACTTGCAGCCACAAACGCCTGCTGAACATCTTCCAGTGCGTTACCCGACGCCTTAGCCATTAATACAAATGTGGTCCAACCCAGTGCTGCAATAAACATCAGGACGGCAGCCAATGGCTCTGGTGCACTGCCCCCGGGCAATAACAATCCTGCCAGGCCCAATAACGAAATCACCACTCCAGCCCATTGCAGCCAGGTTAAACGCCCGCCCTGAATGAATCCGGCAATCTGCATGGCCAGCTGTACCGTTGCAAACAGAATAAAAGCGCCAATACCGGTATCCAATTGGGTATACGCCCAGGAGAAACCCAGCACATAGGTTCCCAGGCCTAAACCCAGATACCAGAAACGCGGCTGTTGTAACTGAGACCTGAGGTTGAGCCGAGAGGAAATTGAAGATGTTTGTTGTTGGCGGGTCAGCACCAGCAATAAGGTCAGGGTCACTGCTCCGGATAACAGACGCACTAACGAAAATACCGCCGGGTCAAACTGATGAACATCCAGCGCCCAGCGACATAAGAGAGAGTTAGCGGCAAATGCCAATAAAACCAGTGATACCTGAAATACCATAAACCCGAACCCGTTAGCTGTCTGTCAGCGCACTGTGAGTATTTTTTTTGCCATTAGTTCAGTCAGCCACCGGAATATCAATGTTGAGCGGTTTCGGCACGTGACATTTGTTGCAATAAATCTTCTTTAATATCCAGATAATCGTATGAATCACAGGCAAGCAAAGCTAACGCACGAACCACCAGCGGTGATAACTCCTCAGAGGAATCAAAATTCCAGTAATTCTGATATTCCTGACTGATGTCCTTGGCCAGCACCAACAACGCGTTAGCCTGCAAAACGCTCTCAGGAACCTCTGCTTTGCCCATCAATGCGGCCTGGGAATGTGCCTGAAGCCTTAATGCGTCAACTAGATCGTCTCCCATATACCATTCTTTTGCTAACTGGCTGGCCAACTGAAAACGATCCAGTTGAAATGCATCCAGCTCAGCCCGACGAATTTTCACCGCATTATCGGTTGGCTGAGCCACGATGCGTTCATCATAGTCAGCAAACTGGGTACGCATTAACGGCACACCAATATTGTGCATCATGCCAAGCGTGTAAGCATTGTCTGGTAACAGGCAGTGTAATCGAGCGGATAATTGCTGACACAAAGTCGCAACTTCAGCGGCAGCATCCCAAAAAGCCTGCCACTGTCCAGATGGATCCACCGCACTGCGCAGCGCAACCGCTCGTACCATATTCGTTACACGTTGCATTCCGAGAATCGCCACCGCGTGAGCTGCAGATT is from Bacterioplanoides sp. SCSIO 12839 and encodes:
- a CDS encoding HDOD domain-containing protein — its product is MTSKLLIPSRPDLLLEIQDILSQPDPDPSAIVELIKKDVGLYTVLLAAVNSPLYRREFLIESAAHAVAILGMQRVTNMVRAVALRSAVDPSGQWQAFWDAAAEVATLCQQLSARLHCLLPDNAYTLGMMHNIGVPLMRTQFADYDERIVAQPTDNAVKIRRAELDAFQLDRFQLASQLAKEWYMGDDLVDALRLQAHSQAALMGKAEVPESVLQANALLVLAKDISQEYQNYWNFDSSEELSPLVVRALALLACDSYDYLDIKEDLLQQMSRAETAQH
- a CDS encoding TIGR03545 family protein, whose translation is MKQWIRWSGLAGFVVVFGLIVAFFMLAAGPLIKSSIEYFGSELAGAKVSVDDVSLQFSPFGIELQQLQVADADKPMENLLQFDQAVAELELAPLLLGKSIVRELSVDNLQFNTPRTESGALEKVAEEEAVDEEAETQAEEPSIAKLPSVDEILARESLKTEQAGRDVQQAFESRKQQVEQATAAVPDAEALARYQRELEVLTSGDIKSLEDFNQRKKKFDQLKKQFKQDKKAVVAAKQAISDARRDLSEKLSALKAAPGQDLESIQNKYQFNASGATNVSALLFGEEAGQWAEKTLYWYEKIKPYLASDGSESGEAEVEEIEPQRGTGRFIHFPSNDPWPEFLIRKAHLSAPMLGGQMLIEATDVTHQQAVLGRPTLVVIQGEALTDIQGLAIEATLDHRQAPGKDSVTLDMKDWNLKGVNLGVAGAEIESALVQVQGLALVSGDQLQAKADAQLGQTQFAGQGKTQFAKEMLRALASIDQFTIESSATGELTSPEVKFGSDLDRKLNKAFKQRLKKKQGELEAKLQSRLDDKMQSYLGDYADDLKALNQLDGSLDDKTEQLTQMAEKQLDDYQAQQKAKADKELKKQEKELENKLNDKLKSFF
- a CDS encoding TIGR03546 family protein: MLTLLAKLFKALNSESSPGQIALAFSLAVIVGLTPFTSLHNILVLLLAFILRVNLSAFFLAVAVFSGVGYLIDPMSVQLGETILQSPALYDSWTELYQNDLWRMMAFNNTLVMGGFTLAMIAFIPVLVVSRLLIVMYRDKLLAWVNKLKIVQALKAGKFYNIYQSLAD
- a CDS encoding RNA polymerase sigma factor, which encodes MSRLNRTELQSLFQYAMVLTQHHDNAKDLLQSAVESYLRELQSGNAVKQKMAYIRQSIRHRYIDRYRHQQRWQEDTFEEQSSYDISPLNLEALHINQELLQQIWATLSTTEREILYHWAVLGLSTDEACEQLNMPRGTFLSKIHRLRKRCQPLMADDSSQGGSY
- a CDS encoding putative DNA-binding domain-containing protein; this translates as MTQATSQPLLCNAASNGDPRGYHHLLEQFCHHILQQHPIYRNNQLAGHIQALVNNYPLTHHLCGEELFYPLAQQYIIHHDRQHRHRHQHQHQQRWDINQFGNGFCDWLAQQQFGPKANEKDWLLLADIAQVEYHILGFYYQITPTYQANDTVLPFRLTHADQIFPGLKHFHPQLTFPVQALTQVKTQANAKNEFVMTCETNCDQSSGFTIQIHHNRAGWGHS
- a CDS encoding DUF692 domain-containing protein, which gives rise to MTMVSANLAEGVGLGLRTPHLDVILQQKPAVAWFEVHICNFLNAPLNQYYLRQIAEHYPLSFHGVSLNLGGTDPLNKHYLTALKQVIHDYQPALVSEHACFTAHNGQHFHDLLPVPYTTEAIHHFASRIHQVQEAFGRQILIENVSRYSVYPESNYSEAQFIAELCQRTGCGVLMDLNNLYVNQQNFPHDPQHSLQHVMSEIPAQAIGEIHLAGHSQQDDYLVDTHGNAVSDPVWQLWADFIDHWQKTGTSSLPPCLIEWDNNLPSFGVLLEQQQRAQYIAEQRCLYGESA
- a CDS encoding DUF2282 domain-containing protein — its product is MNHKQLVSATLIGLGTLSAASAHAVPDAPQAWEKCAGIAKAGMNDCGALDGSHGCAGQAKLDNLDIEWVYVPKGTCEKITGGQVAKVKPAK
- a CDS encoding DMT family transporter, with protein sequence MVFQVSLVLLAFAANSLLCRWALDVHQFDPAVFSLVRLLSGAVTLTLLLVLTRQQQTSSISSRLNLRSQLQQPRFWYLGLGLGTYVLGFSWAYTQLDTGIGAFILFATVQLAMQIAGFIQGGRLTWLQWAGVVISLLGLAGLLLPGGSAPEPLAAVLMFIAALGWTTFVLMAKASGNALEDVQQAFVAASLLLIPLFPLLLEEWLHWSPMPWLLALLSGSVASGLGYFLWYRILPQLGVHRAAQYQLLVPVIAVVMGMVVLQEAVAVESFVAMAVIIAGVVLSTFVKKPA